CTTTAGAAATATTTAAATTTGTAACGTATGTTTCAATTAATAATTCTAAAATGGTAACCTTGTCGGCTTGAAAGTCATCTATTTTTAATTCTTTAATTATCAAAGAGTGATCTCCTTTCTACATCTAAATCTTTTAAAGGGGCTTGGTCAACAACAGTAACACCTTCTCGTTTAAAGGCTTTGAATATCGTTTTTAAGATAATTTTTAAGTCTAAAAGAAAAGTTATATTATCCACATATTCGACATCTGTTGCTAGTCTACTATCCCACTTGAGGTTATTCCTTCCGTTTATCTGTGCTAAGCCCGAAAGTCCTGGTCGAACAGAGTGTCGTAGCCTTTCAGTTTCAGTATAATAGGGCAAATATCTCCCTAATAACGGTCTTGGACCGATAATAGACATATCCCCTTTAAGAATATTAAATAATTCAGGCAGTTCATCCAATGAAGTAGAACGCAATAATTTTCCAAACCTCGTCAATCTAACACTATCAGGAAGTAGAGTACCATTCTTATCTCTTTCATCTGTCATCGTCCTAAACTTATACATCATGAATATTTCTTCATTAAGGCCAGGTCGCTCCTGTTTAAATAAAACTGGACTGCCTAGTTTCGTTCTCACAAGTACAGCAACTACTAGTATTACTGGACTAAGAACAATAATGGCAATTAATGATAGTATGAAGTCCATCGGTCTTTTTATAAATCTTCTATAAATACCACCTTTGGAATTTTTCATTACTTAAACCACAACCCTTTGATATTCTCCACAACTCTTTCTAAGTCCTCATCCGTCATCTTCGTATCAGACGGCAAACAAACCCCATTCTCAAACAACTTTTCCGATATACCTTCACCCACAAAATCATACTTTTCAAAGAACGGTTGCAGATGCATCGGTTTCCAAACCGGCCTTGACTCAATATTCTCTGCTTCCAATGCATTAAATACATCAATTGGTCGTACTTTACCAGTCAACGTAATCGAACTTAGCCAGTAATTCGGTTCATCCCATTCATTACTAGGCATGAATTCAACACCTTCAAGTCCACCAAGCTCTCTTTTATAAAACTCAAAAATGTAGTTCTTTTTGGCAACTCTTTGATCTAACACTTTAAGCTGCCCTCTACCAATCCCAGCAACAACATTACTCATCCGGTAATTAAATCCTAATTCACTATGTTGATAATGCCTTGCTTGATCTCGGGATTGAGTGGCCCAAAATCTTGCCTTAGCAATTCCCTCTTCATTATTAGAAACAAGCATACCACCCCCGGAAGTTGTGATAATCTTGTTTCCATTAAAAGAGAAGATGCCATAGTCACCGAAAGTTCCAGTATGCTTACCTTTATAGTAAGTACCTAGAGACTCAGCAGCATCTTCAATAACCGCTACGTTATGCTTCTTACAAATCTCCATAATTTTGTCCATATCTGCTGACAAACCATATAGATGAACGACCAGTACCGCCTTTACTTCTGGATACTTTTCAAAAGCTTCTTCTAATGCTTTTGGGCTCATATTCCAAGTTTCATAATCACTATCTATAAA
This portion of the Bacillus tuaregi genome encodes:
- a CDS encoding sugar transferase; this encodes MKNSKGGIYRRFIKRPMDFILSLIAIIVLSPVILVVAVLVRTKLGSPVLFKQERPGLNEEIFMMYKFRTMTDERDKNGTLLPDSVRLTRFGKLLRSTSLDELPELFNILKGDMSIIGPRPLLGRYLPYYTETERLRHSVRPGLSGLAQINGRNNLKWDSRLATDVEYVDNITFLLDLKIILKTIFKAFKREGVTVVDQAPLKDLDVERRSLFDN
- a CDS encoding DegT/DnrJ/EryC1/StrS family aminotransferase, producing MKERIFLSSPHMSDEGYEMQYVKEAFDTNWIAPLGENVNGFERELAEKVGSRSAAALSSGTAAIHLALKAAGVGEGDVVFCPTLTFSATANPIIYQNAVPVFIDSDYETWNMSPKALEEAFEKYPEVKAVLVVHLYGLSADMDKIMEICKKHNVAVIEDAAESLGTYYKGKHTGTFGDYGIFSFNGNKIITTSGGGMLVSNNEEGIAKARFWATQSRDQARHYQHSELGFNYRMSNVVAGIGRGQLKVLDQRVAKKNYIFEFYKRELGGLEGVEFMPSNEWDEPNYWLSSITLTGKVRPIDVFNALEAENIESRPVWKPMHLQPFFEKYDFVGEGISEKLFENGVCLPSDTKMTDEDLERVVENIKGLWFK